A genomic stretch from Scheffersomyces stipitis CBS 6054 chromosome 6, complete sequence includes:
- a CDS encoding ubiquitin-conjugating enzyme (go_function ubiquitin conjugating enzyme activity~go_process protein modification; ubiquitin cycle) translates to MSSKSAAAILQRQFKELTDPKKAIPSFHIELDDDNIFLWNIGIMVLNKDSMYHGGYFKGQMRFPSDFPFAPPTFRFTPAIYHPNVYRDGRLCISILHQGGDPTSDEPDSETWTPAQTVESVLISIVSLLEDPNVSSPANIDASVEFRKNPEAYKKKVLHEVERSKADIPEDFIMPESEFAAYSSSSAKAREHEHEPVDEDFWYDSEEEESFDEESLMDDMDDREEDDDEEEEEDDDVDMVAK, encoded by the coding sequence AAAGAACTCACCGACCCCAAAAAGGCTATCCCCTCCTTCCACATAGAGCTCGATGACGACAACATCTTCCTCTGGAACATCGGCATCATGGTGCTCAACAAAGACTCCATGTACCACGGCGGCTATTTCAAGGGCCAGATGCGGTTCCCATCGGATTTCCCCTTCGCACCGCCCACCTTCAGGTTCACGCCGGCCATCTACCATCCCAACGTTTACCGTGATGGCCGTTTGTGCATCTCCATTTTGCACCAGGGTGGAGATCCCACCTCGGACGAACCTGATTCCGAGACGTGGACTCCAGCCCAGACAGTTGAGAGTGTTTTGATCTCGATTGTATCGCTTTTGGAGGATCCAAATGTCTCTTCTCCTGCCAATATTGACGCCTCTGTGGAGTTCAGAAAGAACCCAGAAGcctacaagaagaaggtgttgcacgaagttgaaagatCGAAAGCTGATATTCCAGAAGACTTTATCATGCCTGAGTCGGAATTTGCAGCCTACAGCAGCAGCTCTGCTAAGGCCAGAGAGCACGAACACGAACCTGTCGACGAAGACTTCTGGTACGACAGCGAGGAGGAAGAAAGCTTTGATGAGGAAAGCTTGATGGACGACATGGACGACCGTGAAGAggacgacgatgaagaagaggagg